The Kluyvera intermedia genome window below encodes:
- a CDS encoding penicillin-binding transpeptidase domain-containing protein gives MKRNSTEKKNKESFITSRYIILCLGILFCLAVLLIRVADLQFLNHPMLAREADQRSLRTVVLPTNRGTLVDRNGEALAMSVPSRDIVADPMKIVAASPNFHDPKWQYLASALNTTTDQIANKIYENGHRHFLFLGRKIELGIAKDISNLHMKGISEVYDDSRYYPMGESAAPLIGIVGADNIGLNGVEKGYDNILQGEPGKEIYRKDGSGGIISVLNYDAPRQAPTVQLSIDKFDQYTLYSKLRDGVLLNKADSGAAVLVKIDTGEILAMASYPSYNPNNFDNATQTQMRDVAINDSFEPGSTVKPLVIIEGLERNIIQPNTLLNTTPYRVNGHLIRDVGHWPQLTPTGILQKSSDIGVSHIALAMPAQALVDTYQAFGLGKPTELGLSGESVGYFPLHRQQWADIERATFSFGYGLRVTPLQIAREYATMGSYGIYRPLSITKVTPPVLGQQIANPDTVKTVVRMMESDVLPGGSGVRAAVPGYRLATKTGTAEKLGDSGKYDGGYVNYTAGVAPVSHPEVALVVVVNNPTAGTHFGGSVAAPIFGNIMGPVLKNMNIAPDALQ, from the coding sequence ATGAAAAGAAACTCAACAGAAAAGAAAAATAAAGAATCATTTATTACATCTCGTTACATAATACTCTGTTTGGGTATTCTATTTTGCCTTGCTGTTTTATTAATTCGGGTGGCAGATTTGCAGTTTTTGAACCACCCGATGCTGGCGCGTGAGGCCGATCAGCGCTCGTTGCGTACGGTGGTGCTGCCGACAAACCGTGGCACGCTGGTCGACCGTAACGGCGAAGCGCTCGCAATGAGTGTGCCATCCAGAGATATCGTGGCAGACCCGATGAAAATTGTGGCTGCTAGCCCTAACTTCCACGATCCTAAATGGCAATATCTGGCTTCTGCGCTCAACACCACCACCGATCAAATAGCGAACAAAATCTATGAAAATGGACATCGCCATTTTCTGTTTCTTGGGCGAAAAATTGAACTCGGCATTGCTAAAGATATTTCAAATCTGCATATGAAAGGAATTAGCGAAGTTTATGACGATAGTCGCTACTACCCAATGGGGGAATCCGCCGCGCCGTTAATTGGCATCGTTGGTGCCGATAATATCGGCTTGAATGGCGTCGAAAAAGGCTACGACAATATTCTTCAGGGCGAACCGGGAAAAGAGATTTACCGTAAAGATGGCTCCGGCGGAATTATCAGCGTATTAAATTACGATGCGCCACGCCAGGCCCCTACCGTGCAACTGAGTATTGATAAATTCGACCAGTACACGCTGTACAGCAAACTGCGCGATGGCGTGCTGCTGAATAAAGCCGATTCTGGCGCAGCGGTGCTGGTGAAAATTGATACCGGCGAGATCCTCGCTATGGCGTCCTACCCGTCCTATAACCCCAATAACTTTGATAACGCCACCCAGACCCAAATGCGCGACGTGGCGATTAATGACAGCTTTGAACCCGGATCAACGGTCAAGCCACTGGTGATCATTGAAGGGCTGGAGAGAAATATCATCCAGCCTAATACACTGCTGAATACCACGCCGTATCGCGTCAACGGACACTTGATCCGCGATGTCGGTCATTGGCCTCAGCTGACGCCTACCGGTATTTTGCAAAAATCGAGCGATATCGGGGTTTCCCATATTGCGCTCGCAATGCCCGCACAGGCGCTGGTTGATACCTATCAGGCGTTTGGTCTTGGCAAGCCCACCGAACTTGGGTTGAGCGGTGAGAGCGTAGGTTATTTCCCGCTTCATCGCCAGCAGTGGGCTGACATCGAACGCGCGACCTTCTCTTTCGGCTACGGTCTGCGCGTGACGCCGCTGCAAATTGCCCGCGAATACGCCACCATGGGGTCGTACGGGATTTATCGTCCGCTTTCGATAACCAAGGTTACGCCACCGGTATTGGGTCAGCAAATTGCCAACCCAGATACGGTGAAAACGGTCGTGAGAATGATGGAGAGCGACGTTCTCCCCGGTGGTAGCGGCGTGCGAGCAGCGGTACCGGGATACCGGCTGGCGACCAAAACCGGTACGGCGGAGAAGCTTGGCGATAGCGGAAAATATGATGGTGGCTATGTGAACTATACCGCAGGCGTTGCTCCGGTCAGTCATCCAGAAGTGGCGCTGGTCGTCGTGGTCAATAACCCGACGGCAGGCACGCACTTTGGTGGTTCGGTAGCGGCACCGATATTTGGCAATATCATGGGGCCGGTACTGAAAAATATGAATATTGCGCCGGATGCGTTGCAATAA
- a CDS encoding translesion error-prone DNA polymerase V autoproteolytic subunit: protein MRFFTLSDLREVIALPLFTTSVSCGFPSPAQDYVEQRIDLNELLVQHPSATYFVKASGDSMIDGGISSGDLLVVDSAVKAKQGDIVIAAVDGEFTVKQLQLRPVIQLNPMNEAYSPIIIGNEGILDIFGVVTGIIKIRR from the coding sequence ATGCGTTTTTTTACCCTTTCTGATCTGCGTGAAGTGATCGCACTACCGCTGTTTACAACGTCAGTTTCGTGCGGTTTCCCCAGCCCCGCGCAAGACTATGTTGAGCAGCGAATCGACCTCAATGAGTTGCTTGTCCAGCATCCTTCGGCCACCTATTTCGTTAAGGCCTCCGGTGACAGCATGATTGACGGTGGGATTAGCTCCGGCGATTTGCTGGTGGTCGACAGTGCCGTGAAGGCAAAGCAAGGGGACATTGTGATTGCAGCGGTGGATGGAGAGTTTACCGTTAAGCAGCTACAGCTTCGGCCTGTTATTCAGCTTAACCCGATGAATGAGGCCTACAGTCCGATTATTATCGGCAATGAAGGCATCCTCGATATTTTTGGTGTGGTAACGGGAATTATAAAAATCAGACGTTAA
- a CDS encoding OmpP1/FadL family transporter has protein sequence MNKKIILLSGLCFSTLSHASALYFYEIGTEDTALAGAGQAARAQDASTLLTNPAGMTRLPDHMVTGGLQAMGGDIPYSLDDESSGRQSPGNVMKLFPNASMFYTQRLSDNVFAGLGLYGNYGLGIDFGNWAGDRLIKKSTMVAMTLSPGIAWKLNDKISIGAAAGLNYGFLSLTRNVDGNDEKQNDHDWAMNYRLGLLMDLTEQTRAGITWTSKTDYHFNIDGKARFPNLPNVEYDLPISAQVRAPQQVMLSLVHDMNKQWSVMGDLGWQDWSQFGSPQIVVNGQTSDRSNRLKDTWHTALGVQYRPDEQWRVNAGVAFDSTPYKTQSDVALSLPTGDEWRFATGAQYQITPASNIGFAVAYLHMQSSKVKTAAFEGEYTNPWLWFASVNYSYQF, from the coding sequence ATGAATAAAAAAATAATACTTCTCTCTGGGCTGTGTTTTTCAACGCTAAGTCATGCCAGCGCACTTTATTTTTATGAGATCGGCACCGAGGATACGGCACTGGCGGGAGCCGGGCAGGCGGCTCGTGCTCAGGATGCCTCTACGCTGCTGACGAACCCGGCAGGGATGACGCGTTTGCCCGATCATATGGTTACCGGCGGATTACAAGCGATGGGGGGAGATATTCCCTATTCACTGGACGATGAATCTTCCGGGCGTCAGAGTCCGGGTAACGTGATGAAGCTCTTTCCCAATGCCAGTATGTTCTACACCCAACGTCTGAGTGATAACGTTTTTGCCGGACTCGGCCTGTATGGCAATTATGGGTTAGGTATCGACTTCGGCAATTGGGCGGGCGATAGACTTATTAAAAAAAGTACGATGGTTGCCATGACGCTGAGCCCCGGCATAGCGTGGAAGCTGAATGATAAAATTTCTATTGGTGCGGCTGCTGGGTTGAATTACGGTTTTCTTTCCCTGACGCGAAACGTTGATGGGAATGATGAAAAACAAAACGATCATGATTGGGCGATGAATTATCGGCTGGGTTTATTGATGGATTTAACCGAGCAGACCCGTGCCGGGATAACCTGGACCAGTAAGACGGACTATCATTTTAATATTGATGGCAAAGCGCGTTTCCCGAACCTTCCCAATGTTGAATATGATCTGCCAATTTCCGCGCAAGTTCGTGCGCCGCAGCAGGTTATGCTGAGTCTGGTGCACGATATGAATAAGCAGTGGTCGGTGATGGGGGATTTGGGCTGGCAAGACTGGAGTCAGTTTGGTAGCCCGCAGATTGTCGTAAATGGCCAAACCAGCGATCGATCAAATCGCCTGAAGGATACCTGGCATACTGCGTTAGGTGTTCAATATCGCCCGGATGAACAGTGGCGAGTGAATGCCGGGGTCGCCTTTGACAGCACCCCGTATAAAACACAAAGCGATGTTGCCCTTTCACTGCCTACTGGCGATGAGTGGCGTTTTGCTACCGGGGCACAGTATCAAATCACCCCCGCCAGCAATATTGGATTTGCCGTAGCGTACTTGCATATGCAGTCTTCGAAGGTCAAAACGGCAGCATTCGAAGGCGAATACACGAATCCCTGGCTGTGGTTTGCGAGCGTGAACTACAGCTATCAGTTCTAA
- a CDS encoding helix-turn-helix domain-containing protein, translated as MNIQPPAKPEEITQRLITYFTPVANTVDLMPQECITLTEQNQQSIFILIEGELSVLRASDGLLVSTLYTPNIVGLSEMLLPVYGYLLRAETENKMLSLNKCEALKIIQKNHLWHDVAMVLAYNSASLFYRNTMVIQPRTYFVVRNHLQEMMTLSDDIRMRITILDYIQERTHLSRSSILNVLAVLKNTNHIMFKRGGYLTHIVSLPENL; from the coding sequence ATGAACATCCAGCCTCCGGCAAAACCAGAAGAAATTACTCAGCGTCTGATTACCTATTTTACACCAGTCGCTAATACCGTCGATTTGATGCCGCAAGAATGCATCACATTGACCGAACAAAATCAGCAGTCAATCTTTATCTTGATTGAGGGGGAGCTGTCGGTATTAAGAGCCAGCGATGGTTTACTCGTTTCGACGCTCTATACGCCGAACATTGTAGGACTGTCAGAAATGTTGCTTCCTGTCTATGGCTATCTGCTGCGGGCAGAGACAGAAAATAAGATGCTGAGTCTTAACAAGTGCGAGGCGTTAAAAATTATCCAGAAAAATCATCTCTGGCATGATGTGGCAATGGTCCTGGCATATAACTCGGCTTCGCTATTCTACAGAAATACCATGGTCATTCAGCCACGGACTTATTTTGTGGTTCGTAATCATTTGCAGGAGATGATGACATTGTCAGATGATATCCGTATGCGGATTACCATTCTTGATTACATCCAGGAACGCACTCATTTATCGCGCAGCAGTATTTTAAACGTATTGGCGGTACTGAAAAATACCAATCACATCATGTTTAAACGGGGCGGCTATCTGACCCATATTGTTAGCCTACCGGAAAATCTATAG
- a CDS encoding BamA/TamA family outer membrane protein has product MNRIFSPFLPWILLLLASPLLFWRAEAAGLLDPEDGMLDMSHYLQENPYGFLPVPVVITEPAVGYGGGLFGLFLHGKGKRGEGRYIPPAISAFGGGGTQNGTWFVGGGHRHTWQNDNIRYLVAAGYADVNLDIYTGDVIGFGNKAINTQTKGYGGMQKLLFRLGDSAMFLGASQFWAKMDISAKNNQLVDSLWKRVLGESSTSSAMGIVAEYDTTDNFFWPGRGVSLSGEYQFYGKQLGGDYRYDLLTLDGKVFLPLNPTWTLSLAGDYQTLSNQDKYLPPMARPYIELRGISRYRYQGDAVSTVQAQLAWQVTPRWILQGFIGAGSAADNTSDLYRDVQVAWGSGFRYLIAREYGLRTGIDIAFSDNEQAVYFNVGSGL; this is encoded by the coding sequence ATGAATCGGATTTTTTCCCCATTTTTACCCTGGATACTTCTTTTGCTGGCATCTCCATTGCTTTTCTGGCGCGCAGAGGCTGCCGGCCTACTCGATCCTGAAGATGGCATGCTGGATATGAGTCATTACCTGCAGGAAAACCCTTATGGTTTTTTGCCTGTTCCCGTCGTGATTACTGAACCGGCCGTCGGCTATGGCGGGGGATTATTTGGTCTGTTTTTGCACGGTAAAGGCAAGCGGGGCGAAGGACGTTATATCCCACCGGCCATCAGCGCTTTTGGCGGCGGTGGTACGCAAAACGGCACCTGGTTTGTTGGTGGGGGACACCGACATACCTGGCAAAATGACAATATTCGCTATCTTGTTGCGGCAGGCTATGCCGATGTTAACCTGGATATTTATACCGGTGATGTTATCGGATTCGGCAACAAGGCCATTAATACGCAAACCAAAGGCTATGGCGGGATGCAGAAACTGCTCTTTCGCTTGGGTGATTCGGCGATGTTTCTCGGGGCATCGCAATTCTGGGCAAAAATGGACATCTCGGCCAAAAATAATCAGCTGGTCGACAGTCTCTGGAAACGCGTCCTCGGAGAGAGCAGTACCTCATCGGCCATGGGTATCGTTGCTGAATATGATACGACGGATAATTTCTTCTGGCCGGGGCGCGGCGTTTCACTCAGCGGCGAATACCAGTTTTACGGAAAACAGCTGGGTGGAGATTACCGCTACGATTTACTCACCCTGGATGGCAAAGTCTTTTTACCGCTTAATCCAACATGGACGCTCTCGCTAGCGGGTGATTATCAAACCTTATCCAACCAGGATAAATATCTGCCGCCAATGGCTCGCCCTTATATTGAATTGCGAGGGATCTCGCGCTACCGCTATCAAGGTGATGCGGTCAGTACCGTACAAGCGCAGCTTGCCTGGCAGGTGACACCGCGCTGGATCCTTCAGGGATTTATAGGGGCGGGTAGTGCCGCTGACAATACCTCTGATTTGTACCGTGATGTCCAGGTGGCGTGGGGGAGTGGATTTCGCTATCTCATCGCGCGTGAATATGGATTACGAACGGGTATTGATATCGCTTTTAGCGATAACGAGCAGGCGGTTTATTTTAATGTGGGCTCAGGGTTGTAA
- a CDS encoding BamA/TamA family outer membrane protein, giving the protein MTFQSSAVSLDQKSVDAFLSTLGADNQYDPQKGMNWSVLPGPFYTPELKLGLGMAVAGIYRVDPNDRTTQNSSLSFTGFVSASGALGIGLSNYTFFSDDRWRLFVDGSIAKVPTGFWGVGYDAAQDNEQKYTNNSVRLHPVFFREIIPDLYVGIGWDFSSMQASIEDPHPGDTFSRYNAQSSPLSSGATLSVNYDSRDVVTRPERGHFLKAEYTVFDPLTGSDTHFTATELQYDYYHLLNEKSVLAFDLWGRFTHGDVPWDMLSMAGDDRRLRGYYQGRYRDKNVISGQVEYRRKLNWRHGYVLWLGAGALGDKVSDMDNHPLLPTAGIGYRFEVKPAMNIRLDLGFGKESAGFYFQVAEAF; this is encoded by the coding sequence ATGACGTTTCAGTCGAGCGCCGTTTCCCTTGACCAGAAATCGGTGGATGCATTTTTGTCGACGCTCGGGGCGGATAATCAATACGACCCGCAGAAAGGAATGAACTGGAGCGTTTTACCCGGCCCCTTTTATACGCCGGAATTAAAGCTCGGCCTGGGAATGGCCGTTGCGGGAATTTACCGTGTCGATCCCAACGATCGTACCACGCAAAACTCATCTCTCTCTTTTACCGGGTTTGTGAGTGCGAGCGGTGCGCTGGGTATAGGGCTTAGCAATTACACCTTTTTTTCTGACGATCGCTGGCGATTATTTGTTGATGGTTCCATCGCCAAAGTGCCAACCGGCTTCTGGGGCGTGGGTTATGATGCCGCTCAGGATAATGAGCAAAAATACACCAATAATTCGGTGCGTCTGCATCCGGTTTTCTTTCGGGAAATCATTCCTGATCTCTACGTAGGCATTGGCTGGGATTTTTCATCAATGCAGGCGAGCATTGAAGACCCTCACCCCGGAGACACCTTTTCGCGATACAACGCGCAATCTTCACCGTTGTCATCCGGGGCGACGCTTAGCGTGAATTATGACTCCCGTGATGTTGTGACCCGGCCTGAACGGGGACATTTTTTGAAAGCGGAATACACCGTTTTCGATCCCTTAACGGGGTCGGATACGCATTTCACGGCCACCGAGCTGCAATATGATTACTACCATCTGCTCAATGAAAAAAGCGTGCTCGCTTTTGACCTGTGGGGGCGCTTTACCCACGGTGATGTTCCCTGGGACATGCTTTCCATGGCAGGCGACGATCGTCGTTTACGCGGCTATTATCAGGGGCGCTATCGGGATAAAAATGTGATCAGTGGCCAGGTGGAATATCGCCGTAAACTGAACTGGCGACACGGTTATGTCCTTTGGCTGGGTGCCGGGGCCTTGGGTGATAAGGTGAGCGATATGGATAATCATCCGCTGCTGCCTACCGCCGGGATTGGCTACCGGTTTGAAGTTAAACCCGCAATGAATATTCGATTAGATTTAGGATTTGGTAAAGAAAGCGCTGGATTTTACTTCCAGGTCGCGGAGGCATTTTGA
- a CDS encoding DUF4056 domain-containing protein — MGKWLLFLIFAMGCAQASDRLFPINQAHRVSPVATDLSAPESLRPCCAFGHDLHVKAAGIPVPLYQIGNVLTLETLGQHQYNDNALGAVKNIIGLSQEGDGLIYTHRGGFIDIAHVRDTADNTFYLFSQLYPKLGQRWRYFYSNELGVRRMQFKTFTPPASMTERYTIAAWLAGHLAFELAQWHEIAQWYGFQSVPGFSEEISAFSPEDLYSNLLGARLAVTLILEGKAGSVDEYNVAMTTALKEALLRLDVATQTETETKFRELDGDWWNSKRRVPDKFLVLKRNYNLEANRLPTPVAYETAEPYLLTFPAWVKGYQLSRLGELQIYPGNDMQMLPVPASHYSPPQFKALAETAEQADKNVLATLQK; from the coding sequence ATGGGTAAGTGGCTATTATTTCTTATTTTTGCGATGGGTTGTGCTCAGGCGAGCGATCGCCTTTTCCCTATCAATCAAGCCCACCGCGTTTCACCGGTCGCCACCGATCTGAGTGCGCCGGAATCGCTACGCCCATGCTGTGCATTTGGTCATGACCTTCATGTTAAAGCCGCGGGAATTCCGGTTCCTTTATACCAGATTGGCAATGTGCTTACGCTGGAGACATTGGGTCAACATCAATACAACGATAATGCACTGGGCGCGGTTAAAAACATTATTGGACTCAGTCAGGAAGGCGACGGGTTGATTTATACTCATCGCGGCGGCTTTATTGATATTGCCCATGTCCGCGATACGGCAGATAACACCTTCTACCTTTTTTCCCAGCTTTACCCTAAGCTCGGCCAGCGCTGGCGCTATTTTTATAGCAACGAGCTCGGCGTTCGGCGCATGCAGTTCAAGACTTTCACTCCACCGGCATCAATGACTGAACGCTATACCATTGCCGCATGGCTGGCAGGGCATTTAGCCTTTGAGTTGGCCCAATGGCATGAAATTGCCCAGTGGTATGGCTTCCAGTCTGTTCCTGGATTCTCAGAGGAAATTTCGGCGTTTTCCCCCGAGGACCTGTATTCCAACCTTCTGGGCGCACGGTTAGCCGTTACGTTGATTCTTGAGGGGAAGGCCGGTTCGGTTGATGAGTACAATGTCGCCATGACGACGGCATTAAAAGAGGCATTGCTGCGGCTGGATGTTGCGACGCAGACTGAGACGGAAACTAAATTCCGTGAGCTGGATGGCGACTGGTGGAACAGTAAAAGGAGAGTGCCGGATAAGTTTCTGGTCTTAAAGCGAAACTACAACCTGGAGGCCAACCGACTACCGACACCGGTGGCCTATGAGACTGCAGAACCGTATCTGCTGACGTTCCCGGCATGGGTGAAAGGATATCAACTCAGCCGATTGGGAGAGCTGCAAATCTATCCGGGTAATGATATGCAGATGTTACCGGTTCCAGCCTCACACTATAGCCCGCCGCAGTTTAAGGCGCTGGCGGAGACGGCAGAACAAGCGGACAAAAATGTGCTGGCGACCCTACAGAAGTAA
- a CDS encoding Y-family DNA polymerase, which translates to MFVLCDVNTFYASCETVFRPDLKERPVVVLSNNDGCVISRNAQAKPFVKMGAPYFQQKDLFRQRGVVCFSSNYELYADMSNRVMTTLEEILPRCEIYSIDEVFGDITGVRQCRDLTEFGHEIRDKVLMRTHLTVGVGIAQTKTLAKLANYAAKHWPRQTDGVVDLSNLERQKKLMAALPVEEVWGIGRRIAKKLESMGIKTVLQLAETDIRFIRKHFSVVLERTVRELRGEPCLELEEFAPLKQEIICSRSFGERITEYNAMRQAICSYAARAAEKLRHEHQYCRFVSAFVKTSPFAPNAPYYANSASVKLITPTQDSRDIISATMHCLEAIWKEGYRYQKAGVMLGDFYSQGVAQLDLFDENSPRRNSQKLMAVLDKLNSQEGRGTLYFAGQGIQQHWQMKRAMLSPRYTTRYADLPIVKA; encoded by the coding sequence ATGTTTGTTCTCTGCGATGTGAACACCTTTTACGCATCCTGCGAAACGGTATTTCGTCCGGATCTCAAAGAGCGACCGGTGGTGGTGTTGTCCAATAACGACGGCTGCGTCATTTCCCGTAACGCGCAAGCGAAGCCTTTTGTGAAAATGGGAGCCCCCTACTTCCAGCAAAAAGATCTCTTCCGGCAGCGTGGCGTTGTCTGCTTTAGCAGCAATTATGAACTCTACGCAGATATGTCCAACCGAGTGATGACTACGCTCGAGGAGATATTACCTCGTTGTGAAATCTATTCTATTGATGAAGTTTTTGGTGATATTACCGGCGTCCGTCAGTGCCGCGATTTAACTGAATTTGGTCACGAAATCAGAGATAAGGTCCTCATGCGCACGCACCTGACCGTTGGTGTCGGTATCGCACAAACGAAAACCCTGGCCAAGCTTGCGAACTATGCGGCGAAACACTGGCCACGGCAAACTGATGGCGTGGTTGACCTGTCTAATCTCGAACGGCAAAAAAAGCTTATGGCAGCACTACCCGTTGAAGAAGTATGGGGGATCGGTCGGCGGATCGCGAAAAAGCTAGAGTCGATGGGGATCAAAACCGTGTTACAGCTGGCAGAGACCGATATCCGATTTATCAGAAAGCATTTCAGCGTGGTGCTGGAAAGAACCGTTCGCGAACTACGCGGAGAACCGTGTCTTGAGCTGGAAGAGTTTGCCCCGCTCAAACAAGAGATTATCTGCTCGCGCTCCTTTGGTGAGCGCATCACCGAATACAATGCCATGCGACAAGCCATTTGTAGCTACGCCGCGCGGGCGGCGGAAAAACTGCGTCATGAACATCAATATTGCCGCTTTGTCTCCGCATTTGTGAAAACGTCACCCTTTGCGCCAAATGCCCCCTATTACGCGAATAGTGCCTCCGTGAAGTTAATCACTCCCACGCAGGACAGCAGAGATATTATCTCCGCCACCATGCACTGCCTGGAGGCTATCTGGAAAGAGGGCTATCGCTATCAAAAAGCGGGCGTCATGCTGGGCGATTTTTATAGCCAGGGAGTCGCCCAGCTCGATCTGTTTGATGAAAATTCCCCACGAAGAAATAGCCAGAAGCTAATGGCTGTATTGGATAAACTCAATTCACAGGAAGGACGCGGCACACTCTATTTTGCTGGCCAAGGGATCCAGCAGCACTGGCAGATGAAGCGAGCAATGCTCTCGCCGCGCTATACCACGCGATATGCCGATCTCCCGATCGTGAAGGCATAG
- the ydfZ gene encoding putative selenium delivery protein YdfZ, translating to MKTYDRNRNAITIGSHVMIASNGATGVIRAIRGEGKTAEQLRRSDCIEIEGCDGVYCPLELVRLGFN from the coding sequence ATGAAAACCTACGATCGTAACCGTAACGCTATCACAATTGGTAGCCATGTCATGATTGCTAGCAATGGCGCAACGGGCGTAATTCGCGCTATCCGCGGTGAAGGTAAAACCGCTGAGCAACTTCGACGTTCTGATTGTATTGAAATTGAGGGATGTGATGGCGTGTATTGCCCGCTGGAACTGGTTCGCCTCGGTTTTAATTGA
- a CDS encoding LuxR C-terminal-related transcriptional regulator, with amino-acid sequence MLPVRTGNIDFWVDDSFLQLGLERTINKSSVLDPNIRLVFFTIDQYSQVKKQRYNSSAHRLILLTEGHMYNFLDDAGIYRMQKKSSFSEMEKVIVNATQRHDKAPKADLQTVVLSERDKTLLNYFCEGKKVNEIAELMQLHFKTIYLIRKNLISKLGCSGVIDFLHTLRKDVFKTWLMQTPTQIN; translated from the coding sequence ATGCTACCAGTACGAACCGGCAATATTGACTTTTGGGTTGACGATAGCTTCCTTCAATTAGGACTGGAAAGGACAATCAATAAATCATCCGTTCTCGATCCCAATATTCGATTGGTTTTTTTTACCATTGACCAATATAGTCAGGTCAAAAAACAACGTTACAATTCGTCTGCGCATCGTCTCATCCTACTCACTGAAGGGCACATGTATAATTTTCTTGATGATGCGGGTATTTATCGGATGCAAAAAAAATCATCTTTTTCTGAGATGGAAAAAGTGATAGTAAATGCAACTCAGCGACATGATAAAGCACCGAAAGCCGACTTGCAGACCGTTGTCCTTAGTGAGCGAGATAAAACCTTGCTAAATTACTTCTGCGAAGGAAAGAAAGTTAACGAGATCGCTGAGTTGATGCAACTCCATTTTAAGACAATATATCTTATTAGAAAAAATTTAATCAGCAAGCTAGGTTGCTCGGGGGTGATTGATTTCCTGCATACGCTCAGAAAAGATGTTTTTAAGACCTGGCTAATGCAGACTCCTACACAAATTAACTAG
- a CDS encoding IS1-like element IS1B family transposase (programmed frameshift): MASVSISCPSCSATDGVVRNGKSTAGHQRYLCSHCRKTWQLQFTYTASQPGTHQKIIDMAMNGVGCRATARIMGVGLNTIFRHFKKLRPQSVTSRIQPGSDVIVCAEMDEQWGYVGAKSRQRWLFYAYDRLRKTVVAHVFGERTMATLGRLMSLLSPFDVVIWMTDGWPLYESRLKGKLHIISKRYTQRIERHNLNLRQHLARLGRKSLSFSKSVELHDKVIGHYLNIKHYQ; the protein is encoded by the exons GTGGCTTCTGTTTCTATCAGCTGTCCCTCCTGTTCAGCTACTGACGGGGTGGTGCGTAACGGCAAAAGCACCGCCGGACATCAGCGCTATCTCTGCTCTCACTGCCGTAAAACATGGCAACTGCAGTTCACTTACACCGCTTCTCAACCCGGTACGCACCAGAAAATCATTGATATGGCCATGAATGGCGTTGGATGCCGGGCAACTGCCCGCATTATGGGCGTTGGCCTCAACACGATTTTCCGCCATT TTAAAAAACTCAGGCCGCAGTCGGTAACCTCGCGCATACAGCCGGGCAGTGACGTCATCGTCTGCGCGGAAATGGACGAACAGTGGGGATACGTCGGGGCTAAATCGCGCCAGCGCTGGCTGTTTTACGCGTATGACAGGCTCCGGAAGACGGTTGTTGCGCACGTATTCGGTGAACGCACTATGGCGACGCTGGGGCGTCTTATGAGCCTGCTGTCACCCTTTGACGTGGTGATATGGATGACGGATGGCTGGCCGCTGTATGAATCCCGCCTGAAGGGAAAGCTGCACATAATCAGCAAGCGATATACGCAGCGAATTGAGCGGCATAACCTGAATCTGAGGCAGCACCTGGCACGGCTGGGACGGAAGTCGCTGTCGTTCTCAAAATCGGTGGAGCTGCATGACAAAGTCATCGGGCATTATCTGAACATAAAACACTATCAATAA